In the genome of Streptococcus mitis, one region contains:
- a CDS encoding ribonuclease BN → MKKWWKELIDKPLLKAFLHYYQVSDSEFTSVAVAYYWLISIFPLLLVVVNILPYFQIPVSNFLKVVNEFLPDTMYDVVAKIITEVLTQPSTGLLSFAVLSALWTFSKSMNFLQKAFNKAYGVAKNRGMISRQLMSLFVSFGLQILFALALFLSVFGRMLLNLIKNHWKSDSPIFDYLQDLTGPLIYTLIFAILVMLYYFLPNVTVRRIRYVLPGSAFVLLTLALLLNIFSVYVNNYVNHLVDVRFFSSVVVVVMMFWFILIAKILIVGAVINASVQSLKDLNFRKD, encoded by the coding sequence ATGAAGAAGTGGTGGAAAGAGCTGATAGATAAGCCTTTATTAAAAGCATTTTTGCATTATTATCAAGTATCAGATAGTGAGTTTACCAGTGTCGCAGTAGCCTACTATTGGTTGATTTCGATTTTTCCATTGCTTTTGGTGGTGGTCAATATCCTCCCCTATTTTCAGATTCCAGTTTCCAATTTTTTAAAGGTTGTCAATGAATTTTTACCGGATACTATGTATGATGTGGTGGCAAAGATTATCACAGAAGTGTTGACCCAACCTTCAACGGGTTTATTGAGTTTTGCGGTTTTGTCAGCCCTATGGACCTTTTCAAAATCCATGAATTTCCTACAGAAAGCTTTTAATAAAGCCTACGGAGTTGCTAAAAATCGTGGAATGATTTCCCGTCAGCTCATGAGTTTGTTTGTCAGTTTTGGCTTGCAGATTCTCTTCGCCTTAGCTCTGTTTCTCAGTGTCTTTGGTCGTATGCTTCTCAACCTTATCAAGAATCACTGGAAATCGGATAGTCCTATCTTTGATTATCTGCAAGACCTAACAGGCCCCTTGATCTATACCTTGATTTTCGCTATCTTGGTCATGCTTTATTATTTCCTGCCTAATGTTACGGTCCGACGAATTCGCTATGTGTTGCCAGGTAGTGCCTTTGTCTTGTTGACTCTGGCCTTACTGCTCAACATCTTTTCAGTCTATGTCAACAATTATGTCAATCACCTAGTAGACGTCCGCTTTTTCAGTTCCGTCGTCGTGGTGGTTATGATGTTCTGGTTTATTCTCATTGCTAAGATTTTGATTGTCGGCGCGGTGATTAATGCCAGTGTGCAGAGTTTGAAAGATCTGAATTTTAGAAAAGACTAA
- a CDS encoding S-adenosylmethionine:tRNA ribosyltransferase-isomerase, with amino-acid sequence MNTADFDFHLPEELIAQTPLEKRDASKLLIVNRETGEMQDKHFHSIIDMLEPGDALVMNDTRVLPARLYGQKEETGGHVELLLLKNTSGDEWEVLAKPAKRLKVGTRVSFGDGRLSAVVTEELTHGGRIVRFEYQGIFLEVLESLGEMPLPPYIHEKLDDRERYQTVYAKESGSAAAPTAGLHFTKELLTEIQAKGVHLVYLTLHVGLGTFRPVSVDNLDEHEMHSEFYQLSEEAAATLRSVKENGGRVIAVGTTSIRTLETIGSKFEGQIQADSGWTNIFIKPGYEWKVVDAFSTNFHLPKSTLVMLVSAFAGRELVLDAYHHAIQEHYRFFSFGDAMFIY; translated from the coding sequence ATGAATACAGCTGATTTTGACTTCCACTTACCCGAGGAATTGATTGCCCAAACGCCCCTTGAAAAACGGGATGCCTCTAAACTCCTCATTGTCAACCGTGAGACGGGAGAAATGCAGGATAAACACTTCCACTCTATTATTGATATGCTGGAACCTGGTGATGCCCTTGTCATGAACGACACCCGCGTTCTCCCTGCCCGCCTCTATGGTCAAAAAGAGGAAACAGGGGGCCATGTGGAACTTCTTCTACTCAAAAATACTAGTGGAGATGAGTGGGAAGTTCTGGCTAAACCTGCCAAACGTCTCAAGGTTGGTACTCGTGTCAGTTTTGGTGATGGTCGCCTCAGCGCTGTCGTGACAGAAGAATTGACCCATGGGGGCCGCATTGTCCGCTTTGAATACCAAGGAATTTTCCTAGAAGTTTTGGAAAGTCTAGGTGAAATGCCTCTGCCACCTTATATCCACGAAAAACTAGATGACCGTGAGCGTTATCAAACCGTCTACGCCAAAGAAAGTGGCTCTGCTGCTGCACCAACTGCTGGACTGCACTTCACCAAAGAACTGCTAACAGAAATCCAAGCTAAAGGCGTTCATCTAGTCTATCTGACTCTGCATGTCGGGCTCGGAACCTTTAGACCCGTTTCTGTTGACAATCTGGACGAACATGAAATGCACTCAGAATTCTACCAACTTTCTGAGGAAGCGGCTGCCACTCTTCGCTCTGTTAAGGAAAATGGTGGTCGTGTCATCGCTGTCGGAACCACTTCTATTCGCACCTTGGAGACTATTGGTTCCAAGTTTGAGGGGCAAATCCAAGCAGATTCTGGCTGGACCAATATCTTTATCAAACCTGGCTATGAATGGAAGGTTGTGGATGCCTTCTCAACCAACTTCCACCTGCCAAAATCAACTCTGGTCATGTTGGTTTCTGCCTTTGCAGGTCGCGAATTAGTCTTAGATGCCTACCACCATGCCATCCAAGAACACTACCGCTTCTTTAGTTTTGGCGATGCCATGTTTATCTATTAA
- a CDS encoding glucosamine-6-phosphate deaminase — protein sequence MKVIKVENQIEGGKVAFEILKEKLANGAQTLGLATGSSPLEFYKEIVESDLDFSNLTSVNLDEYVGLDGDNPQSYRYFMQENLFNKKPFKESFLPRGVKDNAEAEVERYNQILADHPVDLQILGIGRNGHIGFNEPGTAFDSQTHLVDLDQSTIEANARFFDKIEDVPTQAISMGIKNILDAKSIILFAYGESKAEAIAGTVSGPVTESLPASSLQNHPDVTIIADAEALSLLEK from the coding sequence ATGAAAGTTATTAAAGTTGAAAACCAAATCGAAGGTGGAAAAGTTGCTTTTGAGATTTTGAAGGAAAAATTGGCCAACGGCGCTCAAACCCTAGGACTTGCGACAGGAAGTAGCCCACTTGAATTTTACAAGGAAATTGTTGAGAGTGACCTTGATTTTTCAAATCTAACCAGTGTCAACCTTGATGAGTATGTAGGGCTTGATGGGGACAATCCACAGTCTTATCGTTACTTCATGCAAGAAAACTTGTTTAACAAAAAACCATTTAAAGAAAGTTTCTTGCCTCGTGGGGTTAAGGACAATGCTGAAGCTGAAGTTGAACGCTACAACCAAATTTTGGCTGACCATCCAGTTGACCTCCAAATCTTGGGAATCGGTCGCAATGGACACATCGGATTTAATGAGCCAGGAACTGCCTTTGATAGCCAGACACACCTTGTAGATCTAGACCAGTCTACAATCGAAGCCAATGCGCGCTTCTTTGACAAGATTGAAGACGTCCCAACCCAAGCCATTTCAATGGGAATTAAAAATATCTTGGATGCCAAGTCTATTATTCTCTTTGCTTATGGTGAGTCGAAAGCAGAAGCCATTGCCGGAACCGTGTCTGGCCCAGTGACTGAAAGTCTACCAGCAAGTAGTCTGCAAAATCACCCTGATGTGACCATTATCGCAGATGCTGAAGCACTTAGCTTACTTGAAAAATAA
- a CDS encoding 30S ribosomal protein S21 codes for MSKTVVRKNESLDDALRRFKRAVTKAGTLQETRKREFYEKPSVKRKRKSEAARKRKKF; via the coding sequence ATGTCTAAAACAGTAGTACGTAAGAATGAATCTCTTGACGACGCACTTCGTCGTTTCAAACGTGCGGTTACTAAAGCTGGTACTCTTCAAGAAACACGCAAACGTGAATTCTATGAAAAACCTTCTGTAAAACGTAAACGTAAATCAGAAGCAGCTCGTAAACGTAAAAAATTCTAA
- a CDS encoding serine kinase has translation MSVLVKEVIEKLRLDIVYGEPELLEKEINTADITRPGLEMTGYFDYYTPERIQLLGMKEWSYLISMPSNSRYEVLKKMFLPETPAVIVARGLVVPEEMLKAARECKIAILTSRTATSRLSGELSSYLDSRLAERTSVHGVLMDIYGMGVLIQGDSGIGKSETGLELVKRGHRLVADDRVDIYSKDELTLWGEPAEILKHLIEIRGVGIIDVMSLYGASAVKDSSQVQLAVYLENYDTHKTFDRLGNNAEELEISGVAIPRIRIPVKTGRNISVVIEAAAMNYRAKEMGFDATRLFEERLTNLIAQNEEVPNA, from the coding sequence ATGTCGGTTTTAGTAAAAGAAGTGATTGAAAAGCTTAGACTAGACATTGTCTATGGCGAACCAGAATTACTTGAAAAGGAAATCAATACAGCGGACATTACGCGACCTGGTCTTGAAATGACAGGTTATTTTGACTACTACACGCCAGAGCGGATCCAGCTCTTAGGGATGAAGGAGTGGTCTTATCTGATTAGCATGCCTTCTAACAGCCGTTATGAAGTTTTGAAAAAAATGTTTCTACCTGAGACACCTGCGGTTATTGTTGCCCGTGGTTTGGTGGTTCCAGAGGAGATGTTAAAGGCAGCCAGAGAATGTAAGATTGCCATTTTAACCAGCCGTACAGCTACCAGTCGTTTGTCTGGAGAATTATCTAGTTATCTGGATTCTCGTTTGGCGGAACGCACCAGTGTTCACGGTGTCTTGATGGATATCTATGGGATGGGTGTCTTGATTCAAGGAGATAGTGGTATCGGTAAGAGTGAAACAGGTCTGGAGCTTGTCAAACGTGGTCACCGCTTGGTAGCAGATGATCGGGTAGATATTTATTCTAAGGATGAATTAACTCTTTGGGGAGAGCCTGCTGAAATCTTGAAACACTTGATTGAAATTCGTGGGGTTGGTATTATCGATGTCATGAGCCTCTACGGTGCGAGTGCGGTAAAAGATTCTTCACAAGTTCAGTTGGCTGTCTACTTGGAAAATTACGATACGCATAAGACCTTTGATCGACTTGGAAATAATGCAGAGGAATTAGAAATTTCTGGCGTAGCCATTCCTCGTATCCGTATTCCAGTTAAAACAGGTCGTAATATCTCTGTCGTGATTGAGGCTGCTGCCATGAATTATCGTGCTAAGGAAATGGGCTTTGATGCGACGCGTTTATTTGAAGAACGATTGACAAATCTTATTGCTCAAAACGAGGAGGTCCCTAATGCTTGA
- a CDS encoding prolipoprotein diacylglyceryl transferase (transfers the N-acyl diglyceride moiety to the prospective N-terminal cysteine in prolipoprotein) — MLDPIAIHLGPIAIRWYALCIVTGLILAVYLTMKEAPRKKIIPDDILDFILVAFPLAILGARLYYVIFRFDYYSQNLGEIFAIWNGGLAIYGGLITGALVLYIFADRKLINTWDFLDIAAPSVMIAQSLGRWGNFFNQEAYGAAVDNLDYLPAFIRDQMYIEGSYRQPTFLYESLWNLLGFALILIFRRKWKSLRRGHITAFYLIWYGFGRMVIEGMRADSLMFFGLRVSQWLSVVLIGLGIFIVLYQNRKKAPYYVTEEEN, encoded by the coding sequence ATGCTTGATCCAATTGCTATTCATCTAGGCCCTATAGCCATTCGTTGGTATGCTTTGTGTATTGTGACAGGCTTGATTCTTGCGGTTTATTTGACCATGAAAGAAGCGCCTAGGAAGAAGATCATACCAGACGATATTTTAGATTTTATCTTAGTAGCCTTTCCTCTGGCTATTTTAGGAGCTCGTCTCTACTATGTCATTTTCCGTTTTGATTACTATAGTCAGAATTTAGGAGAGATTTTTGCCATTTGGAATGGTGGTTTGGCCATCTACGGTGGTTTGATAACTGGGGCCCTTGTACTCTACATCTTTGCCGATCGTAAACTCATCAATACTTGGGATTTTCTAGACATTGCAGCGCCTAGTGTCATGATTGCCCAAAGTTTGGGGCGCTGGGGCAATTTCTTTAATCAAGAAGCTTATGGTGCAGCAGTGGATAATTTGGATTATCTACCTGCCTTTATCCGTGATCAGATGTATATTGAGGGGAGCTACCGTCAGCCGACCTTCCTTTATGAATCCCTATGGAATCTACTTGGCTTTGCCTTGATTCTGATATTCAGACGAAAATGGAAGAGCCTCAGACGAGGTCATATCACTGCTTTCTACTTAATTTGGTATGGTTTCGGTCGTATGGTTATCGAAGGCATGCGGGCAGATAGCCTTATGTTCTTTGGTCTTCGAGTATCTCAGTGGCTTTCAGTTGTCCTTATCGGTCTCGGTATTTTTATCGTTCTATATCAAAATCGAAAGAAGGCCCCTTACTATGTTACAGAGGAGGAAAACTAA
- a CDS encoding general stress protein, producing MLEVAYILVALALIVFLVYLIITVQKLGRVIDETEKTIKTLTSDVDVTLHHTNELLAKVNVLADDINVKVATIDPLFSAVADLSLSVSDLNDHARVLSKKASSAGSKTIKTGASLSALRLASKFFKK from the coding sequence ATGTTAGAAGTTGCATATATTCTTGTAGCCCTTGCTTTGATTGTATTTTTGGTTTATCTGATTATCACTGTACAAAAGCTTGGACGTGTGATCGATGAAACAGAGAAGACGATTAAAACCTTAACTTCAGATGTGGATGTGACCTTGCACCATACCAATGAGTTATTGGCTAAGGTCAATGTCTTGGCAGATGATATCAATGTCAAGGTGGCAACAATTGATCCACTCTTTAGTGCTGTTGCAGATTTATCTCTATCTGTTTCAGATCTCAATGACCATGCGCGTGTCTTGAGCAAGAAAGCTTCATCAGCTGGTTCAAAAACCATTAAGACTGGTGCAAGTTTGTCAGCTCTTCGTCTTGCAAGTAAATTTTTCAAAAAATAA
- a CDS encoding diacylglyceryl transferase, whose product MGKLSSILLGTVSGAALALFLTSDKGKQVCSQAQDFLDDLREDPEYAKEQVCEKLTEVKEQATDFVLKTKEQVESGEITVDSVLAQAKSCARQATEASKDRFNNLKEQWQEKSDSLDESEEIVIDIEEEKI is encoded by the coding sequence ATGGGTAAACTATCCTCAATCCTTTTAGGAACCGTTTCAGGTGCAGCTCTTGCCTTGTTTTTAACAAGCGACAAGGGCAAACAAGTTTGCAGTCAAGCTCAAGATTTTCTAGATGATTTGAGAGAAGATCCTGAATATGCTAAAGAGCAGGTCTGTGAAAAACTGACAGAAGTTAAGGAACAAGCTACAGATTTTGTTCTTAAAACCAAAGAACAGGTTGAGTCAGGTGAAATCACTGTGGATAGTGTCCTTGCTCAAGCTAAATCATGTGCTCGTCAAGCGACAGAAGCATCAAAAGATCGATTCAATAATCTCAAGGAGCAGTGGCAAGAAAAGTCCGATAGTCTTGATGAATCAGAAGAGATTGTGATTGATATCGAAGAAGAAAAAATCTAA